The following coding sequences lie in one Arachis hypogaea cultivar Tifrunner chromosome 9, arahy.Tifrunner.gnm2.J5K5, whole genome shotgun sequence genomic window:
- the LOC112710660 gene encoding flap endonuclease 1 isoform X3, with protein sequence MGIKGLTKLLADNAPKAMKENKFESYFGRKIAIDASMSIYQFLIVVGRIGTEMLTNEAGEVTSHLQGMFTRTIRLLEAGMKPVYVFDGKPPELKKQELAKRLTRRADATEDLSEAKETANKEDIEKFSKRTVKVTKQHNEDCKKLLRLMGVPVVEAPSEAEAQCASLCKAGKVYAVASEDMDSLTFGAPKFLRHLMDPSSKKIPVMEFDISKVLEDLQLSMDQFIDLCILSGCDYCESIRGIGGTTALKLIRQHGSIEMILENINKESRYHIPDDWPYQEARRLFKEPLVITEDEQLNLKWSAPDEEGLVTFLVNENGFNIDRVTKAIEKIKAAKNKSSQGRLESFFKPTANPSVPIKRKETPQANAKESNKKTKATVAKKKK encoded by the exons ATGGGTATCAAG GGTTTAACGAAGCTTTTGGCGGACAATGCACCGAAAGCCATGAAGGAGAATAAATTCGAGAGCTACTTTGGACGCAAGATCGCCATTGACGCCAGCATGAGCATTTACCAGTTCCTT ATTGTTGTGGGAAGAATTGGAACTGAAATGCTCACTAATGAAGCTGGTGAAGTTACTAG TCATTTGCAAGGCATGTTTACAAGGACTATCAGGCTTCTCGAAGCTGGGATGAAACCAGT ATATGTTTTTGATGGGAAACCACCAGAGTTGAAGAAGCAAGAGCTGGCAAAACG TTTGACGAGGAGGGCTGATGCTACCGAGGATTTGTCTGAAGCCAAGGAG ACAGCCAATAAGGAAGACATTGAAAAATTCAGCAAACGGACTGTGAAG GTGACAAAGCAGCATAATGAAGACTGCAAAAAGCTTTTAAGACTCATGGGAGTGCCCGTTGTTGAG GCACCTTCAGAAGCAGAGGCTCAGTGTGCTTCTCTTTGTAAAGCTGGAAAG GTTTATGCTGTAGCTTCAGAAGATATGGATTCTTTAACATTTGGAGCTCCCAAATTTCTTCGCCATTTAATGGATCCCAGCTCCAAAAAGATTCCAGTGATGGAATTTGACATTAGCAAG GTTTTGGAGGACCTACAATTGAGCATGGACCAATTTATTGACCTATGCATTCTTTCTGGGTGTGATTATTGTGAAAGCATCCGAG GTATTGGAGGAACAACAGCTTTGAAGCTAATACGTCAACATGGTTCTATTGAGATGATACTGGAGAATATAAACAAAgaaag CAGGTACCACATTCCAGATGATTGGCCATATCAGGAGGCCCGACGGCTTTTTAAAGAACCATTGGTCATAACTGAAGACGAGCAACTTAATTTGAAGTGGTCTGCTCCAGATGAAGAA GGGTTAGTAACATTTCTGGTAAATGAGAATGGATTCAACATTGATAGGGTGACAAAG gcaattgaaaaaattaaagcagcaaagaacaagtCGTCACAAGGCCG ATTGGAATCATTTTTTAAGCCTACAGCAAATCCATCTGTACCCATTAAACGGAAG GAAACACCACAAGCTAATGCTAAAGAGAGTAACAAAAAGACTAAAGCCACTGTTgctaagaagaagaaatag
- the LOC112710660 gene encoding flap endonuclease 1 isoform X4: MGIKGLTKLLADNAPKAMKENKFESYFGRKIAIDASMSIYQFLIVVGRIGTEMLTNEAGEVTSHLQGMFTRTIRLLEAGMKPVYVFDGKPPELKKQELAKRLTRRADATEDLSEAKETANKEDIEKFSKRTVKVTKQHNEDCKKLLRLMGVPVVEAPSEAEAQCASLCKAGKVYAVASEDMDSLTFGAPKFLRHLMDPSSKKIPVMEFDISKVLEDLQLSMDQFIDLCILSGCDYCESIRGIGGTTALKLIRQHGSIEMILENINKERYHIPDDWPYQEARRLFKEPLVITEDEQLNLKWSAPDEEGLVTFLVNENGFNIDRVTKAIEKIKAAKNKSSQGRLESFFKPTANPSVPIKRKETPQANAKESNKKTKATVAKKKK; the protein is encoded by the exons ATGGGTATCAAG GGTTTAACGAAGCTTTTGGCGGACAATGCACCGAAAGCCATGAAGGAGAATAAATTCGAGAGCTACTTTGGACGCAAGATCGCCATTGACGCCAGCATGAGCATTTACCAGTTCCTT ATTGTTGTGGGAAGAATTGGAACTGAAATGCTCACTAATGAAGCTGGTGAAGTTACTAG TCATTTGCAAGGCATGTTTACAAGGACTATCAGGCTTCTCGAAGCTGGGATGAAACCAGT ATATGTTTTTGATGGGAAACCACCAGAGTTGAAGAAGCAAGAGCTGGCAAAACG TTTGACGAGGAGGGCTGATGCTACCGAGGATTTGTCTGAAGCCAAGGAG ACAGCCAATAAGGAAGACATTGAAAAATTCAGCAAACGGACTGTGAAG GTGACAAAGCAGCATAATGAAGACTGCAAAAAGCTTTTAAGACTCATGGGAGTGCCCGTTGTTGAG GCACCTTCAGAAGCAGAGGCTCAGTGTGCTTCTCTTTGTAAAGCTGGAAAG GTTTATGCTGTAGCTTCAGAAGATATGGATTCTTTAACATTTGGAGCTCCCAAATTTCTTCGCCATTTAATGGATCCCAGCTCCAAAAAGATTCCAGTGATGGAATTTGACATTAGCAAG GTTTTGGAGGACCTACAATTGAGCATGGACCAATTTATTGACCTATGCATTCTTTCTGGGTGTGATTATTGTGAAAGCATCCGAG GTATTGGAGGAACAACAGCTTTGAAGCTAATACGTCAACATGGTTCTATTGAGATGATACTGGAGAATATAAACAAAgaaag GTACCACATTCCAGATGATTGGCCATATCAGGAGGCCCGACGGCTTTTTAAAGAACCATTGGTCATAACTGAAGACGAGCAACTTAATTTGAAGTGGTCTGCTCCAGATGAAGAA GGGTTAGTAACATTTCTGGTAAATGAGAATGGATTCAACATTGATAGGGTGACAAAG gcaattgaaaaaattaaagcagcaaagaacaagtCGTCACAAGGCCG ATTGGAATCATTTTTTAAGCCTACAGCAAATCCATCTGTACCCATTAAACGGAAG GAAACACCACAAGCTAATGCTAAAGAGAGTAACAAAAAGACTAAAGCCACTGTTgctaagaagaagaaatag
- the LOC112710660 gene encoding flap endonuclease 1 isoform X1 has product MGIKGLTKLLADNAPKAMKENKFESYFGRKIAIDASMSIYQFLIVVGRIGTEMLTNEAGEVTSHLQGMFTRTIRLLEAGMKPVYVFDGKPPELKKQELAKRLTRRADATEDLSEAKETANKEDIEKFSKRTVKVTKQHNEDCKKLLRLMGVPVVEAPSEAEAQCASLCKAGKVYAVASEDMDSLTFGAPKFLRHLMDPSSKKIPVMEFDISKVLEDLQLSMDQFIDLCILSGCDYCESIRGIGGTTALKLIRQHGSIEMILENINKESRYHIPDDWPYQEARRLFKEPLVITEDEQLNLKWSAPDEEGLVTFLVNENGFNIDRVTKAIEKIKAAKNKSSQGRLESFFKPTANPSVPIKRKESKCMLKSFKPDIEHKMFSLQTFNCSRPMVSGKLSLPKHNLGSKHHVSLSLFRGVCFGA; this is encoded by the exons ATGGGTATCAAG GGTTTAACGAAGCTTTTGGCGGACAATGCACCGAAAGCCATGAAGGAGAATAAATTCGAGAGCTACTTTGGACGCAAGATCGCCATTGACGCCAGCATGAGCATTTACCAGTTCCTT ATTGTTGTGGGAAGAATTGGAACTGAAATGCTCACTAATGAAGCTGGTGAAGTTACTAG TCATTTGCAAGGCATGTTTACAAGGACTATCAGGCTTCTCGAAGCTGGGATGAAACCAGT ATATGTTTTTGATGGGAAACCACCAGAGTTGAAGAAGCAAGAGCTGGCAAAACG TTTGACGAGGAGGGCTGATGCTACCGAGGATTTGTCTGAAGCCAAGGAG ACAGCCAATAAGGAAGACATTGAAAAATTCAGCAAACGGACTGTGAAG GTGACAAAGCAGCATAATGAAGACTGCAAAAAGCTTTTAAGACTCATGGGAGTGCCCGTTGTTGAG GCACCTTCAGAAGCAGAGGCTCAGTGTGCTTCTCTTTGTAAAGCTGGAAAG GTTTATGCTGTAGCTTCAGAAGATATGGATTCTTTAACATTTGGAGCTCCCAAATTTCTTCGCCATTTAATGGATCCCAGCTCCAAAAAGATTCCAGTGATGGAATTTGACATTAGCAAG GTTTTGGAGGACCTACAATTGAGCATGGACCAATTTATTGACCTATGCATTCTTTCTGGGTGTGATTATTGTGAAAGCATCCGAG GTATTGGAGGAACAACAGCTTTGAAGCTAATACGTCAACATGGTTCTATTGAGATGATACTGGAGAATATAAACAAAgaaag CAGGTACCACATTCCAGATGATTGGCCATATCAGGAGGCCCGACGGCTTTTTAAAGAACCATTGGTCATAACTGAAGACGAGCAACTTAATTTGAAGTGGTCTGCTCCAGATGAAGAA GGGTTAGTAACATTTCTGGTAAATGAGAATGGATTCAACATTGATAGGGTGACAAAG gcaattgaaaaaattaaagcagcaaagaacaagtCGTCACAAGGCCG ATTGGAATCATTTTTTAAGCCTACAGCAAATCCATCTGTACCCATTAAACGGAAG GAAAGCAAATGCATGCTTAAATCTTTCAAACCAGATATTGAGCATAAGATGTTCTCTCTGCAAACTTTTAACTGTTCAAGGCCCATGGTTAGTGGCAAGTTAAGCTTGCCAAAACATAATCTGGGTTCCAAGCACCACGTGTCATTGTCATTATTTAGAGGTGTCTGCTTTGGTGCCTGA
- the LOC112710660 gene encoding flap endonuclease 1 isoform X2, with product MGIKGLTKLLADNAPKAMKENKFESYFGRKIAIDASMSIYQFLIVVGRIGTEMLTNEAGEVTSHLQGMFTRTIRLLEAGMKPVYVFDGKPPELKKQELAKRLTRRADATEDLSEAKETANKEDIEKFSKRTVKVTKQHNEDCKKLLRLMGVPVVEAPSEAEAQCASLCKAGKVYAVASEDMDSLTFGAPKFLRHLMDPSSKKIPVMEFDISKVLEDLQLSMDQFIDLCILSGCDYCESIRGIGGTTALKLIRQHGSIEMILENINKERYHIPDDWPYQEARRLFKEPLVITEDEQLNLKWSAPDEEGLVTFLVNENGFNIDRVTKAIEKIKAAKNKSSQGRLESFFKPTANPSVPIKRKESKCMLKSFKPDIEHKMFSLQTFNCSRPMVSGKLSLPKHNLGSKHHVSLSLFRGVCFGA from the exons ATGGGTATCAAG GGTTTAACGAAGCTTTTGGCGGACAATGCACCGAAAGCCATGAAGGAGAATAAATTCGAGAGCTACTTTGGACGCAAGATCGCCATTGACGCCAGCATGAGCATTTACCAGTTCCTT ATTGTTGTGGGAAGAATTGGAACTGAAATGCTCACTAATGAAGCTGGTGAAGTTACTAG TCATTTGCAAGGCATGTTTACAAGGACTATCAGGCTTCTCGAAGCTGGGATGAAACCAGT ATATGTTTTTGATGGGAAACCACCAGAGTTGAAGAAGCAAGAGCTGGCAAAACG TTTGACGAGGAGGGCTGATGCTACCGAGGATTTGTCTGAAGCCAAGGAG ACAGCCAATAAGGAAGACATTGAAAAATTCAGCAAACGGACTGTGAAG GTGACAAAGCAGCATAATGAAGACTGCAAAAAGCTTTTAAGACTCATGGGAGTGCCCGTTGTTGAG GCACCTTCAGAAGCAGAGGCTCAGTGTGCTTCTCTTTGTAAAGCTGGAAAG GTTTATGCTGTAGCTTCAGAAGATATGGATTCTTTAACATTTGGAGCTCCCAAATTTCTTCGCCATTTAATGGATCCCAGCTCCAAAAAGATTCCAGTGATGGAATTTGACATTAGCAAG GTTTTGGAGGACCTACAATTGAGCATGGACCAATTTATTGACCTATGCATTCTTTCTGGGTGTGATTATTGTGAAAGCATCCGAG GTATTGGAGGAACAACAGCTTTGAAGCTAATACGTCAACATGGTTCTATTGAGATGATACTGGAGAATATAAACAAAgaaag GTACCACATTCCAGATGATTGGCCATATCAGGAGGCCCGACGGCTTTTTAAAGAACCATTGGTCATAACTGAAGACGAGCAACTTAATTTGAAGTGGTCTGCTCCAGATGAAGAA GGGTTAGTAACATTTCTGGTAAATGAGAATGGATTCAACATTGATAGGGTGACAAAG gcaattgaaaaaattaaagcagcaaagaacaagtCGTCACAAGGCCG ATTGGAATCATTTTTTAAGCCTACAGCAAATCCATCTGTACCCATTAAACGGAAG GAAAGCAAATGCATGCTTAAATCTTTCAAACCAGATATTGAGCATAAGATGTTCTCTCTGCAAACTTTTAACTGTTCAAGGCCCATGGTTAGTGGCAAGTTAAGCTTGCCAAAACATAATCTGGGTTCCAAGCACCACGTGTCATTGTCATTATTTAGAGGTGTCTGCTTTGGTGCCTGA